A genomic window from Alkalihalobacillus sp. AL-G includes:
- a CDS encoding amino acid ABC transporter permease: MDVESFVTVLSHIDQYWSGFVRTLTTSIAALIMSFILGFTIASLRVSGIKILAFFARWYVEFLRNTPLLVQIFFLYYALPQLNIGFLNLSGFQAGMLGLTFYTAAYIAEIVRAGIQTVHSGQMEAARSSGLSYFQAMVHIILPQAFRIVIPPLGTQFINLVKNSAVLTFFAGYDLMYVADSLQGSTGEVFAVYIIAGGFYLMMTIPLSVLVNFLERKLLV, from the coding sequence ATGGATGTAGAAAGCTTTGTGACCGTATTATCTCACATCGATCAATACTGGTCAGGGTTCGTCCGTACCCTTACAACAAGTATCGCAGCACTTATTATGAGTTTCATACTCGGTTTTACGATCGCGTCATTACGTGTATCCGGTATAAAAATCCTTGCATTTTTTGCAAGGTGGTACGTTGAATTTCTAAGAAATACACCGCTGCTTGTGCAAATCTTTTTCTTATATTATGCTTTGCCGCAGTTGAACATCGGATTTTTGAATTTATCAGGCTTTCAGGCGGGGATGTTAGGTCTTACCTTTTATACCGCAGCATATATAGCTGAAATTGTCCGTGCAGGTATCCAAACCGTTCACAGCGGACAAATGGAGGCTGCACGATCATCAGGATTGTCGTATTTTCAAGCTATGGTCCATATTATACTTCCTCAAGCCTTTCGTATTGTCATTCCGCCGCTAGGAACACAATTTATAAACCTTGTGAAAAACTCTGCTGTCCTGACATTCTTTGCAGGCTACGACTTGATGTATGTTGCCGATTCACTACAGGGGAGCACGGGAGAAGTTTTCGCAGTGTATATCATAGCAGGTGGCTTTTACTTGATGATGACGATACCTTTGAGTGTCCTTGTGAATTTCCTTGAAAGAAAATTGCTCGTTTAA
- a CDS encoding transporter substrate-binding domain-containing protein: MVMLAMILSFSFLLAACGGDGSGDVEAGTLDGIKERGKLVAGVKYDVKLFGLKDPESGDVKGYDIDLMKALAKHIFGEDKDIDEILELVQVNSKTRMEMASSGEIDLASATATITAEREETVDFSNVYFVAGQSLLVKEGSDIKSIEDLGADTTVIAVKGSTSEKNIREKAPDAKVSLYDDYAQAFTALKSGKGDTLTTDNAILAGMHKQDPSYVLTGGLFTEEPYGMIFNSEDDEFREYVNDFLNEMKESGELAEIHKKWFGEAPPENILKENPHLN; the protein is encoded by the coding sequence ATGGTCATGTTAGCAATGATACTTAGTTTTAGTTTCCTTTTAGCAGCATGTGGAGGGGACGGTTCTGGCGATGTTGAAGCTGGTACATTAGATGGTATTAAAGAGAGAGGTAAGTTGGTTGCTGGCGTAAAATATGACGTTAAGCTGTTTGGCTTAAAGGATCCTGAATCAGGTGATGTAAAAGGCTATGACATCGACTTGATGAAAGCCTTAGCAAAACACATTTTCGGTGAAGACAAGGATATTGATGAAATTCTTGAACTTGTACAGGTTAACTCAAAAACGCGTATGGAAATGGCATCCAGCGGGGAAATCGACCTTGCTTCAGCAACCGCGACGATTACCGCTGAGCGTGAGGAAACGGTTGACTTCAGTAACGTGTATTTCGTTGCAGGTCAATCACTCCTTGTCAAAGAAGGCAGTGATATCAAGAGTATTGAAGACCTCGGTGCAGATACCACGGTCATTGCTGTAAAAGGATCGACAAGTGAAAAGAACATCAGGGAAAAAGCTCCGGATGCTAAAGTAAGCTTGTATGACGATTATGCTCAAGCATTTACTGCGTTGAAATCCGGGAAAGGTGACACACTTACGACGGATAACGCGATCCTTGCTGGTATGCATAAGCAAGACCCAAGTTATGTTTTAACAGGTGGTTTATTTACAGAAGAGCCATACGGAATGATCTTCAATTCTGAGGATGACGAATTCAGAGAATATGTAAATGACTTCTTAAATGAAATGAAGGAGTCTGGTGAATTAGCGGAAATCCATAAAAAATGGTTTGGCGAAGCACCACCAGAAAACATTTTAAAAGAAAATCCTCACCTTAATTAA
- a CDS encoding amino acid ABC transporter permease — translation METIFEAYSWGNLQFLGKGILMTLLLALVAITLSFVIGALLAIFRYSKTPVIGHLSFLYVEIVRNTPLILILFFTYFGLPELGVDVNLFWKLAIALIIFEISQLAEIVRSGFNSIEKGQIEASRAQGLSYIQTLTFIIIPQAFKRMIPAIVGQFITIVKDTSYTAMFGLLEILNSAKIIWNQDFDYIFPIIIAVAIIYFVINFSLSTFSIRLEKRLS, via the coding sequence ATGGAAACAATTTTTGAGGCTTACAGCTGGGGAAACTTACAATTTTTGGGCAAAGGTATACTGATGACCCTCTTGTTAGCACTTGTTGCAATTACATTAAGCTTTGTCATAGGTGCATTATTAGCCATTTTTCGTTATAGTAAAACCCCTGTAATCGGACATCTCTCCTTTTTATATGTGGAGATTGTTCGGAACACACCATTGATTTTGATCTTGTTCTTTACGTATTTCGGGCTGCCAGAGCTTGGGGTCGATGTAAATCTGTTTTGGAAATTAGCGATTGCGTTGATCATATTTGAGATCAGCCAGCTTGCCGAAATTGTGCGTAGTGGATTCAATTCCATCGAGAAAGGGCAAATTGAGGCTTCTCGTGCTCAAGGGCTTAGTTACATACAGACACTTACATTCATTATTATTCCTCAAGCGTTTAAACGGATGATCCCCGCAATCGTTGGTCAGTTCATCACAATTGTGAAGGACACATCCTATACGGCCATGTTCGGTCTTCTTGAGATATTGAACTCGGCGAAAATCATTTGGAATCAGGATTTCGATTATATATTTCCGATCATTATTGCCGTTGCCATCATTTATTTTGTTATCAACTTTTCGCTCTCCACATTCAGCATAAGGCTGGAGAAAAGGTTGAGCTAG
- a CDS encoding TRAP transporter small permease produces MQRFIKILEKAQITVGVIFLSIFFITIMIQITTRHLGIAAIWTEEVANYSFIWAVFMGAAVMVNRREHFNFDFFQRKLKHRPRLMLSIFNDIILILFNIAIFYYGVEVVQKFWNYNWVSLPEVKMGYVWISVPIMACTMFIYSFSHLLDHFKGLRQKGVHE; encoded by the coding sequence GTGCAGCGTTTTATCAAGATTCTTGAAAAAGCCCAGATAACCGTAGGCGTTATTTTTTTATCAATTTTCTTTATTACAATTATGATACAAATTACAACCAGGCATTTAGGCATAGCAGCAATTTGGACAGAGGAAGTGGCCAACTATTCCTTTATTTGGGCTGTATTTATGGGTGCAGCTGTAATGGTGAATCGAAGGGAACATTTTAATTTTGATTTTTTTCAAAGAAAGCTGAAACATCGGCCAAGACTCATGTTGAGTATTTTTAACGATATCATTCTAATTCTTTTTAACATCGCTATTTTCTATTACGGTGTGGAGGTTGTACAGAAGTTCTGGAACTATAATTGGGTCTCGTTACCAGAAGTGAAAATGGGCTATGTTTGGATTTCTGTGCCGATCATGGCATGCACGATGTTCATTTATTCATTTTCCCACTTACTGGACCATTTCAAAGGATTAAGACAGAAAGGGGTGCATGAGTAA
- a CDS encoding TRAP transporter substrate-binding protein, which yields MKKLFSLPIALLLSVFVFLAGCSNEEGTNDSGENEGKIKIIAAHNQTSPENPYQTGLLKFKEVAESESDGAIEVEVHAGTIGTEESELVEKLKLGAADVVLVSPGFMTQTGIEEVNLFALPYLFDSYDHWEAVVDGEVGEKMASIINEKSNNDFKLIGYWTAGVRHYYGKKPLNSMDDLKGVTIRTQTSGVVADYWKSTGAIPTSVAWGELYQALQQDVVDSAENAYPYFVQQNHHSTANGKFITETGHDYTTRFLLVNGNKFDSYTKEQQEIILKAAEASVKAERQALYDQEEEYKQKAIDEGAKVNEIDRTPFIELATPLQDKAAKEMGIEDLLEKVRNLK from the coding sequence ATGAAAAAACTATTTTCATTACCAATCGCATTATTATTATCTGTTTTTGTATTTTTAGCAGGATGTAGCAATGAAGAGGGAACTAATGATTCAGGTGAAAACGAAGGTAAAATAAAAATCATTGCCGCTCATAACCAAACTTCGCCTGAAAACCCATATCAAACAGGTTTATTGAAATTCAAGGAAGTTGCTGAAAGTGAGTCGGATGGAGCAATTGAAGTAGAGGTCCATGCTGGTACGATTGGAACAGAGGAATCTGAGCTTGTAGAGAAGTTGAAGCTGGGAGCTGCGGATGTTGTACTTGTTTCACCAGGATTCATGACGCAAACCGGAATTGAGGAAGTTAATTTGTTCGCACTTCCATATTTATTTGATAGCTATGATCATTGGGAAGCCGTGGTAGACGGAGAAGTAGGAGAAAAGATGGCTAGCATCATCAATGAAAAGTCAAACAATGATTTTAAATTGATCGGATACTGGACTGCAGGTGTAAGACATTATTATGGTAAAAAGCCACTTAATTCAATGGATGATTTGAAAGGGGTTACAATTAGAACCCAAACATCAGGTGTCGTAGCTGACTATTGGAAGAGCACAGGCGCTATCCCTACTTCAGTTGCATGGGGAGAATTATACCAAGCATTACAACAAGATGTTGTCGATTCTGCAGAAAATGCTTACCCATATTTCGTCCAGCAGAACCACCATTCAACTGCTAACGGGAAGTTCATTACAGAAACAGGTCACGATTATACAACTAGATTCCTATTAGTGAATGGTAATAAGTTCGATTCATATACGAAAGAACAACAAGAAATCATTTTAAAAGCTGCCGAGGCATCCGTTAAAGCTGAAAGACAAGCACTTTATGACCAAGAAGAAGAGTATAAACAAAAGGCAATTGACGAAGGTGCAAAAGTGAATGAAATCGATCGAACACCTTTCATTGAATTAGCTACTCCACTACAGGATAAAGCAGCGAAAGAAATGGGCATAGAGGATCTACTGGAAAAGGTAAGAAATTTAAAGTAA
- a CDS encoding FadR/GntR family transcriptional regulator — protein MNLSPIKKKRLYQHIVKQIQMAIKGGGILPGEKLPSERVLASTLSVSRTSVKEAFSVLEAAGVVQIKQGSGVYLLKNSKEDILEKINTILQGRSVNMVELMELRQSIEGDAAYYAAVRSDKKTIELLGKAYERLEQAVRNKTLAADEDYQFHICIAKAARNSLIFRVMDMVSGELFAGLEESRTKTLEVPGKSKEILHEHLQIYEAIKEGDPQAARDAMRDHLQKVKQRYL, from the coding sequence ATGAATCTATCGCCTATCAAAAAGAAACGGCTTTATCAGCACATTGTTAAACAGATCCAAATGGCGATTAAAGGAGGAGGTATTCTCCCAGGAGAAAAGTTGCCGTCTGAACGAGTGTTGGCAAGTACGTTAAGTGTGTCAAGAACCTCCGTGAAGGAGGCATTCAGCGTATTGGAAGCCGCCGGGGTTGTACAAATTAAACAAGGCAGCGGCGTTTATTTATTAAAGAACAGTAAAGAAGACATTCTTGAAAAAATCAATACAATTTTACAAGGACGATCGGTCAATATGGTCGAGCTCATGGAATTAAGACAGTCGATTGAAGGGGATGCAGCGTATTATGCCGCGGTGCGAAGCGATAAGAAAACCATTGAATTGCTTGGGAAAGCGTACGAGCGGTTGGAACAGGCAGTTCGAAACAAAACGTTGGCTGCAGATGAGGATTATCAGTTCCACATTTGCATTGCGAAGGCAGCACGAAACTCCTTGATTTTCAGAGTTATGGATATGGTTTCAGGCGAGCTTTTTGCAGGGTTGGAAGAGAGCCGGACGAAAACATTGGAAGTCCCAGGAAAGAGCAAGGAAATCCTCCATGAACATTTACAAATTTATGAAGCGATCAAGGAAGGTGATCCCCAAGCGGCAAGGGATGCTATGCGTGATCACCTCCAAAAAGTAAAGCAAAGGTATTTATAA
- a CDS encoding amino acid ABC transporter ATP-binding protein, giving the protein MIKFENVNKWFGDNHVLKDINMEIENGEVVVVIGPSGSGKSTLIRCINGLEGFKDGQVVVNDHSLSDKKIKLNEFRKDISMVFQHFNLYPHMSVLDNVTFAPRKVLKLPKLKAEDEAKHYLDKVGILEKASARPSQLSGGQQQRVAIARGLAMKPKILLFDEPTSALDPEMINEVLEVMKLLAKEGSTMVVVTHEMGFAREVADRVIFMDEGQIVEVNTPEEFFTNPKEDRAKNFLSKIL; this is encoded by the coding sequence ATGATTAAATTTGAAAACGTAAACAAATGGTTTGGGGACAATCATGTACTCAAAGACATTAATATGGAAATTGAAAACGGTGAAGTGGTTGTCGTCATCGGCCCTAGTGGGTCTGGCAAAAGTACTCTGATCCGCTGTATCAATGGACTTGAAGGATTTAAGGACGGACAAGTCGTTGTCAATGACCACAGCTTAAGCGATAAAAAGATTAAATTGAATGAATTCCGAAAAGACATCAGTATGGTATTTCAGCATTTTAATCTTTATCCACATATGAGTGTCCTGGACAACGTAACATTTGCCCCGCGTAAGGTTTTAAAGCTGCCTAAATTAAAGGCGGAGGACGAGGCTAAACACTATCTTGATAAAGTTGGCATTTTAGAAAAAGCAAGTGCACGCCCTTCTCAGCTATCTGGTGGCCAACAACAACGTGTAGCCATTGCTCGAGGACTCGCGATGAAGCCGAAGATTCTATTGTTCGATGAACCGACCTCTGCACTCGATCCTGAGATGATTAATGAAGTATTAGAGGTTATGAAACTATTAGCAAAAGAAGGTTCAACGATGGTTGTCGTCACGCACGAAATGGGATTTGCTCGTGAGGTGGCAGACCGGGTTATTTTTATGGATGAAGGACAAATTGTTGAGGTGAATACGCCAGAGGAGTTCTTCACCAATCCGAAGGAAGACAGGGCAAAGAACTTCTTAAGCAAAATCTTGTAA
- a CDS encoding cupin domain-containing protein translates to MIKREILSAKGSLMLVRVELQEGFISNIDQHPEEQMSYIEKGTVEFEVDGVKTVLNQGDVLHIDSDKAHQVRVIEDCVILDTFNPIREDLLSKK, encoded by the coding sequence ATGATAAAGAGAGAAATTTTAAGCGCAAAAGGTTCTTTGATGTTAGTGAGAGTAGAGTTGCAAGAGGGGTTTATTAGCAACATCGATCAACATCCTGAGGAACAAATGAGCTATATTGAAAAAGGAACAGTGGAATTTGAGGTCGATGGTGTAAAAACAGTCTTAAATCAGGGTGACGTTTTGCACATCGATTCAGACAAAGCACATCAGGTAAGAGTAATAGAGGATTGCGTTATCTTGGATACGTTTAATCCAATACGTGAAGACTTACTTTCAAAAAAATGA
- a CDS encoding TRAP transporter large permease, with protein sequence MGFALLALFIILMLIGIPIAFVIGIVALLGISNIPYIPELTVPMKMLNGLDSFVLLAVPLFILAANLMNSGKISEKLIELSLAIVGPIRGGLAHANVLVSMMFAGVSGAAQADTAGVGKILIPSMQKKGYDKETAVGVTAASSTIGVVIPPSIPMIIFAGLTNASVGALFLGGIVPGILIGLGMMIFIYIMAIKKDYPRYDRVAVSKFLKLVIETIPALFTPIIIIGGIISGFFTATEAAAVASLYTLLISMFIYRTLKLSDLPKILIDTLALSSLSLFALAAASALGELMSYYRLGIVAQEFFENNIGSQWLFIIIIIAFFLFIGTFMDAIPAMILFVPVILPTALQFGIDPVHLGLIVVITLAVGLVTPPYGLCLLLAAKIGDLSIDRSLYAVLPYILIVLVVLVFIAFFPDIAFFVPKMINPQIF encoded by the coding sequence ATGGGGTTTGCTTTACTGGCTCTTTTTATAATTTTAATGCTTATTGGTATCCCGATTGCATTTGTTATTGGAATCGTAGCGTTACTTGGTATTTCTAATATTCCGTATATACCAGAGTTAACAGTTCCGATGAAAATGTTGAATGGTCTAGACTCGTTCGTGTTACTTGCGGTACCCCTTTTCATATTAGCAGCTAATTTAATGAATTCTGGTAAAATTTCAGAAAAGCTGATTGAGCTGTCTCTAGCTATTGTCGGACCCATCAGAGGTGGATTAGCACATGCGAACGTTTTAGTGTCGATGATGTTCGCAGGGGTTTCCGGAGCTGCTCAAGCTGATACTGCTGGAGTTGGGAAAATCCTTATCCCGAGCATGCAAAAAAAAGGATATGACAAAGAGACCGCAGTAGGAGTAACAGCAGCTTCATCAACAATCGGAGTCGTCATTCCACCAAGTATCCCAATGATTATTTTTGCCGGTCTGACGAACGCATCGGTCGGTGCTTTGTTTCTTGGGGGGATTGTTCCAGGAATATTGATCGGACTTGGAATGATGATCTTCATCTATATTATGGCAATTAAGAAAGATTACCCGAGATATGACCGGGTTGCTGTATCAAAGTTCTTGAAACTAGTGATCGAAACGATTCCTGCCTTGTTTACTCCGATTATCATTATTGGTGGGATAATCAGCGGGTTTTTCACAGCAACAGAAGCAGCAGCAGTCGCTTCCTTGTACACACTGCTCATAAGCATGTTCATATATAGAACGCTTAAACTAAGTGATTTACCGAAAATATTAATTGATACTTTAGCTTTAAGCTCGCTCTCCCTTTTCGCGCTAGCTGCAGCAAGTGCTTTAGGTGAGTTAATGAGCTACTATCGATTAGGGATTGTAGCCCAAGAGTTCTTCGAAAACAACATAGGATCCCAGTGGTTATTTATCATTATCATTATTGCATTCTTTCTGTTTATCGGAACGTTTATGGATGCGATCCCTGCCATGATTCTTTTTGTACCGGTCATTTTACCGACAGCATTACAATTTGGAATTGATCCCGTTCATCTTGGATTGATTGTTGTTATTACGTTAGCAGTGGGTCTTGTTACACCCCCGTATGGATTGTGTCTATTGCTAGCTGCTAAAATAGGTGATTTATCGATTGATCGATCCTTGTATGCGGTACTTCCGTATATATTAATTGTACTTGTTGTATTAGTGTTCATCGCCTTTTTCCCAGACATTGCGTTTTTTGTCCCTAAAATGATTAATCCACAAATATTCTAA
- the rpiA gene encoding ribose 5-phosphate isomerase A: protein MNWENKIATTLQWSSEISNKEQKEKVAQKVAERVKDGDVIGVGSGSTSFLALQAISEKVKVEGLNVLAIPTSHEVSLTCSILGIPTTTLLNAKPDWAFDGADEVDPNKSLIKGRGGAMFAEKIVMKSSSENYILVDQSKFVSKLGEKFAVPVEVDPRAVNLVEVELDKLGATEVNLRLAVSKDGPVLTEAGNIILDVRFKEIPNSYEKEIKSIPGVIETGLFVGFPVEILSV, encoded by the coding sequence ATGAATTGGGAAAACAAGATTGCGACGACATTACAATGGTCAAGTGAAATATCCAATAAGGAACAAAAAGAAAAAGTTGCTCAAAAGGTTGCAGAAAGAGTGAAGGATGGAGATGTGATTGGAGTCGGTTCTGGATCTACGTCATTTCTAGCCCTTCAAGCAATCAGTGAAAAGGTAAAAGTAGAGGGGTTGAACGTTCTGGCGATCCCTACATCTCATGAGGTTTCTCTAACCTGCTCGATCTTAGGGATTCCGACAACAACGTTATTGAATGCGAAACCGGATTGGGCGTTTGATGGTGCTGATGAGGTTGACCCGAACAAAAGCCTGATAAAAGGTAGAGGCGGCGCTATGTTTGCCGAGAAAATCGTAATGAAAAGCTCTTCTGAAAACTATATCCTCGTTGATCAATCGAAGTTTGTATCTAAGCTTGGCGAAAAGTTTGCCGTACCAGTTGAGGTTGACCCAAGAGCCGTTAACTTAGTGGAAGTGGAACTCGATAAATTAGGAGCGACAGAAGTCAATCTGCGTTTAGCTGTTTCCAAGGATGGCCCTGTCCTAACCGAGGCAGGCAATATCATTCTGGATGTCCGCTTTAAAGAAATTCCAAATAGCTACGAAAAAGAAATCAAAAGCATCCCAGGTGTTATTGAAACAGGGCTGTTTGTCGGATTCCCGGTAGAGATACTTTCCGTTTAA